A window of Gloeothece verrucosa PCC 7822 genomic DNA:
TCCCGTTTCCAGGATTCATTTAATAGAAAGTAACATCTAGTAATAAAAGTGGCGTTAATTTATTAGGTTTCAATCCCGTTTCCAGGATTCATTTAATAGAAAGTTGCAAGTTTGTGTTGTAAACGATTGCACAGTAACATCGTTTCAATCCCGTTTCCAGGATTCATTTAATAGAAAGGCTGCCAGGCAAAAGGTTTATGCTCGAAGGATTTGAGAACGGTTTTTCGCGGGGAACATTTTGGCAAGACTCCAAACGCTATTTTCTCCTCAAAACCGAGCCAATTAAAATCCCTGTACATATTGAATTGTCAAGGTTCTAGAGTTTTTTACCGGGGACTGGGGATTATGCCCCCGCTACCCTCCGGCGAAAAACCATCTAAATTGTATGATAACCGATTCAAAGTCAAGAAGAAACAAATATTACAAAATAATAACCTCTTCTTGTCTTGGTTTTTGCGAACCATAAGTAATTGTTTTCTGTACAGCACCAGCATCTAAAATATAGATTCTCACCGAATCTTCATCGGGCTTAATTAAATCTTCTATCTGGTGTTGCAGCTTAACAAACTGCATTTTCGTCAAAAAACACTCAAAGACGCTATACTGAGTCCATTTGCCAAAACCGCAAAGCAAACTATGTAACCGTTTACGACGTTTATTAGCCGCCTTAGAATCCGCTAAATCGTAAATAATTAAATAAAATAACTGACTCATTTGATGCACAAAGGTTGATAAGGAACTTCTTCTTGAAGATGGCGGCTTAACAGACGTGCTTGTAATTCCACCGCCCGACGATAAGTACATTGATAACCAA
This region includes:
- the cas2 gene encoding CRISPR-associated endonuclease Cas2 — protein: MSQLFYLIIYDLADSKAANKRRKRLHSLLCGFGKWTQYSVFECFLTKMQFVKLQHQIEDLIKPDEDSVRIYILDAGAVQKTITYGSQKPRQEEVIIL